The following are from one region of the Marinomonas sp. CT5 genome:
- the ubiE gene encoding bifunctional demethylmenaquinone methyltransferase/2-methoxy-6-polyprenyl-1,4-benzoquinol methylase UbiE produces the protein MQDDQKQTTDFGFKEIPTDEKVKAVAQVFHSVAAKYDIMNDLMSGGIHRLWKRHTISQSGVRAGNCVLDIAGGTGDLTVKFSRLVGSEGQVILADINDSMLKVGRDKLANQGIVGNVKFVQANAEALPFPDDTFDCITIAFGLRNVTDKSKALASMYRVLKPGGRLLVLEFSKPESELLSQVYDQYSFRLLPAMGKLIANDSESYRYLAESIRMHPDQETLKGMMDEVGFERTSYQNLTGGIVALHKGFKF, from the coding sequence ATGCAAGACGATCAGAAACAAACTACCGACTTTGGCTTCAAAGAGATCCCAACCGATGAAAAAGTTAAAGCCGTAGCACAAGTTTTTCACTCCGTAGCAGCAAAATACGACATTATGAATGATTTAATGTCAGGTGGTATTCATCGTCTATGGAAGCGACACACAATTAGTCAATCTGGTGTTAGAGCAGGAAACTGTGTCCTTGATATTGCAGGAGGCACAGGCGATTTAACCGTTAAATTCTCACGCCTTGTTGGTTCTGAAGGACAGGTTATCTTAGCAGATATAAATGATTCTATGCTAAAAGTAGGCCGTGATAAATTGGCCAATCAAGGCATTGTAGGCAACGTCAAATTTGTCCAAGCCAATGCGGAAGCACTACCTTTCCCAGATGATACCTTCGACTGTATTACTATCGCCTTTGGCTTACGCAATGTCACCGACAAGTCCAAAGCACTTGCTTCTATGTACCGAGTTCTTAAACCCGGTGGTCGTTTATTGGTGCTAGAGTTCTCCAAACCGGAATCAGAACTTTTATCTCAGGTCTACGACCAGTATTCTTTCCGTTTGCTACCAGCAATGGGCAAACTGATCGCAAATGACTCTGAAAGCTACCGTTATCTTGCTGAATCAATTCGCATGCACCCAGACCAAGAAACGTTAAAAGGCATGATGGACGAAGTAGGATTCGAACGTACTAGCTACCAAAATTTAACTGGCGGCATCGTTGCGCTCCATAAAGGATTTAAATTTTAA